A genomic segment from Nodularia sphaerocarpa UHCC 0038 encodes:
- a CDS encoding DNA cytosine methyltransferase, which translates to MNVSPCIFSFFSGSGFLDLGFENSGFNIVYVNEIFKPFMKAYRYSREILKLPQPEYGYHEGEAADVSKLITGVEAQRLHELVKDCQKSDNNIIGFIGGPPCPDFSVGGKNKGKLGDNGKLSADYVELICQNLPDFFLFENVKGLWRTTKHRLFFESLKQKLTQAGYILTERLINAIEYGVPQDRERIILVGFKDNFINDIGISKLIAEGHFNWQNQILYPQKQIFNYPWQKCETFQENSLIPCPENIPQELTVEYWFRKNDVLHHPNTQHYFKPRAGIVRFAAVDEGDVSKKSFKRLHRWRYSPTACYGNNEVHLHPYKIRRISVAEALAIQSLPANFALPEDMSLTNMFKTIGNGVPYLASKALAQTILDFLTTGVKNSVNVNSILGNAELIKYTNLTPSPSRSPLALASPFGRRGRRYAKVRIGGV; encoded by the coding sequence ATGAATGTTTCCCCTTGTATTTTTTCCTTTTTTTCTGGTTCCGGCTTCCTAGATTTAGGCTTTGAAAATAGTGGTTTTAATATTGTCTACGTCAATGAAATATTTAAACCATTCATGAAAGCATATCGCTATTCAAGGGAAATACTGAAACTCCCACAGCCAGAATATGGATATCACGAAGGGGAAGCAGCAGACGTAAGCAAACTTATCACAGGGGTAGAAGCACAAAGACTCCATGAATTAGTCAAAGATTGTCAGAAGTCTGATAATAATATAATTGGTTTTATTGGTGGTCCGCCCTGTCCTGATTTTTCGGTTGGGGGAAAAAATAAAGGAAAATTAGGAGATAATGGTAAACTTTCGGCTGACTATGTAGAATTGATTTGTCAAAATTTACCTGATTTCTTTTTATTTGAAAATGTCAAAGGTTTATGGCGGACGACAAAACACCGTTTATTTTTTGAATCGCTAAAGCAGAAATTAACCCAAGCAGGCTACATATTAACAGAACGCTTAATTAATGCTATTGAATACGGTGTACCCCAGGATAGAGAAAGAATTATTCTTGTTGGGTTTAAAGATAATTTTATCAATGATATTGGTATTAGTAAATTAATAGCTGAAGGTCATTTTAATTGGCAAAATCAAATTTTATATCCTCAGAAACAAATTTTTAATTACCCTTGGCAAAAGTGCGAAACATTCCAAGAAAATTCTCTCATACCTTGTCCTGAAAACATACCTCAAGAATTAACCGTTGAATACTGGTTTAGAAAAAATGATGTTTTGCATCATCCCAATACTCAACACTATTTTAAACCAAGGGCAGGTATTGTCAGATTTGCAGCTGTGGATGAAGGAGATGTTTCTAAGAAATCTTTTAAACGTCTGCACAGGTGGCGTTACTCTCCCACAGCTTGCTATGGTAATAATGAAGTACATTTACATCCCTACAAAATCCGGCGCATTTCTGTGGCGGAAGCTTTAGCTATTCAATCTTTACCAGCAAATTTTGCACTTCCAGAAGATATGTCACTCACTAATATGTTTAAAACTATTGGTAATGGTGTACCCTATTTGGCATCTAAGGCTTTAGCTCAAACTATTCTCGATTTTTTAACAACTGGGGTGAAAAACTCTGTTAATGTCAACTCTATACTTGGGAATGCGGAGTTAATAAAATACACCAACCTCACCCCCAGCCCCTCTCGTTCTCCCTTGGCGTTAGCCTCTCCCTTTGGGAGAAGAGGGAGACGCTACGCGAAAGTAAGGATAGGGGGAGTTTGA
- a CDS encoding MFS transporter, translating to MQPSELDRKILPLSPNTKKQNRASAPTVKNHLSAVPKSTNSPEQPKQAVSQNEENRTLEIPETEVAKESAAVVNGNGRSLSATESPKLDGSGANVVSTSANGQQQGFLPVLRNPNFLALWGGQVFCQIADKVYLVLMIGLINTQFQGSDQSISGWVSALMMAFTIPAVLFGSVAGVFVDRWSKKTVLVTTNVWRGILVLSIPFLLWLTDGWQPIGGMLPVGFAIILGVTFFVSTLTQFFAPAEQTTIPLVVEEQHLLSANSLYTTTMMASVIVGFAIGEPLLAIADTLWLQVGGNDGLGKELLVGGSYAIAGFILLLLATKETPHHPDTEFPHVFSDLRDGFSYLKANSRVRNALLQLTILFSVFAALTVLAVRMAEIIPNLKASQFGFLLAFGGIGMAVGATILGQFGQRFSYSELSLCGCLGMAGCLIGLSIFTTQLVIILLLIALLGIFGALVGIPMQTAIQTETPPEMRGKVFGLQNNVINIALTLPLALAGVAETFMGLQAVFLVLAVTVFSGGILTFYNSH from the coding sequence ATGCAACCGTCTGAATTGGATAGAAAAATCCTACCTTTATCACCAAATACCAAAAAACAGAATAGGGCATCAGCTCCTACAGTCAAGAATCACTTGAGTGCTGTTCCTAAGTCTACAAATAGCCCAGAACAGCCTAAACAAGCTGTTTCTCAAAATGAAGAAAATAGGACATTAGAAATCCCAGAAACTGAGGTCGCCAAAGAATCCGCAGCCGTCGTCAACGGTAATGGACGCAGTTTGTCAGCAACAGAATCACCAAAATTAGATGGGTCTGGTGCCAATGTTGTGTCAACATCAGCAAATGGTCAACAGCAGGGGTTTTTACCTGTATTAAGAAATCCCAATTTTCTGGCTCTCTGGGGTGGTCAAGTTTTCTGCCAAATCGCAGATAAAGTATATCTGGTGCTGATGATTGGCTTGATTAATACTCAGTTTCAAGGAAGTGATCAAAGCATTAGCGGTTGGGTATCAGCTTTAATGATGGCTTTTACGATTCCGGCTGTATTGTTTGGTTCTGTGGCTGGTGTATTTGTGGATCGGTGGTCGAAAAAGACTGTACTGGTAACAACCAATGTTTGGCGCGGTATCCTGGTTTTGTCAATTCCGTTTTTGTTGTGGTTAACTGATGGTTGGCAACCCATTGGTGGGATGTTACCTGTGGGTTTTGCGATTATTTTGGGGGTGACTTTTTTCGTCTCTACTCTGACTCAGTTTTTTGCCCCAGCTGAACAAACAACAATTCCTTTGGTTGTGGAAGAACAGCATTTACTTTCGGCTAATTCTCTGTATACAACAACCATGATGGCTTCGGTGATTGTGGGGTTTGCGATTGGGGAACCTCTGTTGGCGATCGCTGATACACTTTGGCTACAAGTCGGTGGGAATGATGGCTTAGGTAAGGAACTTTTGGTAGGTGGTAGTTATGCGATCGCTGGATTCATTTTACTGCTATTGGCGACCAAAGAAACACCCCACCACCCGGACACAGAATTTCCTCACGTCTTCTCTGATTTGCGCGATGGTTTCTCTTACCTCAAAGCTAATTCTCGTGTCCGCAATGCTTTACTACAACTGACTATTTTGTTTTCTGTGTTCGCCGCCTTAACTGTTTTAGCTGTGCGGATGGCAGAAATCATTCCTAATTTAAAAGCATCTCAGTTTGGCTTTTTACTAGCATTTGGTGGTATTGGGATGGCGGTTGGGGCGACAATTCTCGGTCAGTTTGGTCAGCGCTTTTCCTACTCCGAACTGAGTCTGTGCGGTTGCTTAGGTATGGCAGGATGTCTGATTGGTCTGTCGATATTCACCACACAATTAGTGATAATTCTCCTGTTAATAGCCTTGTTGGGTATATTTGGGGCGCTAGTTGGTATCCCGATGCAAACCGCGATTCAAACCGAAACCCCTCCAGAAATGCGTGGTAAGGTCTTTGGTCTGCAAAATAATGTAATTAATATTGCCTTAACTCTACCTTTGGCATTAGCCGGCGTAGCTGAAACTTTTATGGGATTACAAGCAGTTTTCTTGGTATTAGCTGTGACTGTGTTCTCAGGAGGTATATTAACTTTTTATAACTCCCATTAG
- a CDS encoding DUF3318 domain-containing protein, producing the protein MTSYATSFAKAEMSELRRLKALLPPELQSWVTVEGTTEVNPPLIRCEEIGKDQVEIQIDLVKWDALAMDQRNLLFWHEVARIQNDTIPKDGWEMAALAIGLGGAVGELWVQDGLLLVLALALCGVSGWRLYQKNNGEKQIRELLVADEKAIALATRFGYSLPNAYKSLGSALKTMIDNTPSKRQRSRYEARLSALKRSANKAKSKSRTTDETGL; encoded by the coding sequence ATGACATCCTATGCAACCTCCTTTGCCAAGGCGGAAATGAGTGAACTCCGGCGGTTAAAAGCCTTACTACCGCCTGAATTGCAGAGCTGGGTCACGGTGGAAGGTACGACCGAGGTTAATCCACCTCTGATCCGTTGCGAAGAAATTGGTAAAGACCAAGTAGAAATTCAAATTGACTTGGTGAAATGGGATGCTCTAGCAATGGATCAGCGTAATCTGCTGTTTTGGCATGAAGTTGCTCGCATTCAAAATGATACTATTCCCAAAGATGGCTGGGAAATGGCAGCATTGGCAATTGGTTTAGGTGGTGCTGTGGGGGAATTGTGGGTACAGGATGGATTATTGCTGGTATTAGCTTTGGCGCTATGTGGTGTCTCTGGCTGGCGATTGTATCAAAAGAATAATGGAGAAAAGCAAATCAGAGAATTGCTAGTTGCTGATGAAAAAGCGATCGCTCTGGCAACTCGCTTTGGTTATAGTCTCCCTAACGCCTACAAGAGTCTGGGTAGTGCCTTAAAAACTATGATTGATAATACACCTAGCAAGCGCCAACGGTCTCGCTACGAAGCACGACTTTCTGCCCTCAAACGCAGCGCCAACAAAGCCAAATCTAAATCTCGGACTACTGATGAAACCGGACTGTAA
- the rsfS gene encoding ribosome silencing factor, which produces MSDYFQGNFPLQSVSEIKNAPRGLEAQTKEVSDNLALTVAEAASDRKADDILVLRVAEVSYLADYFVIMTGYSRVQVRAIAESIEAKVQTDWQRRPFQTEGKADSSWVLLDYGEVIVHIMMPTEREFYNLEAFWVHAERISLTNSDEGGGKPK; this is translated from the coding sequence ATGTCTGATTATTTCCAAGGAAATTTCCCATTACAGTCTGTCTCGGAGATCAAGAATGCACCCAGAGGATTAGAGGCTCAAACCAAAGAGGTGAGTGATAATTTAGCTTTGACTGTCGCCGAAGCAGCTTCAGACCGCAAAGCGGATGATATCTTAGTACTTAGGGTAGCAGAAGTATCTTATCTGGCAGATTACTTTGTGATCATGACCGGGTACTCTAGGGTGCAAGTTAGGGCGATCGCCGAATCAATTGAAGCTAAAGTCCAAACAGATTGGCAACGACGACCTTTCCAAACCGAAGGAAAAGCCGATAGTAGTTGGGTGCTGCTAGATTATGGCGAAGTGATTGTTCACATCATGATGCCAACAGAGAGAGAATTTTATAATTTAGAAGCATTCTGGGTTCATGCAGAACGCATTTCTCTGACAAATTCTGATGAGGGCGGGGGTAAGCCAAAATGA
- the recO gene encoding DNA repair protein RecO, translated as MTKTYKATGINLKAQVLGESDRIVTILTREFGLIRAVAPGARKQNSSLGGRSGMFVVNELLIAKGRSLDRITQAQTVKTYPDLAKDLGKLAAAQYLAEIVLCQALSEQPQEELYQLLNEYLHRLEGLPKTDTSGIYAHLAHGVFHFFALAGLSPQVQVCCLTQKTLKPDFTNPNWRVGFSVTAGGTVCLQAWENLRKDRDQPRLVPSAHQPNLAYQTVVHRQDIPVISCRLDATELSMLQQLSQPEIMRMDAAKNYGWLSVEKILRQYAQYHLGRPILSATLIDSYFAPNHDATV; from the coding sequence ATGACTAAAACCTATAAAGCAACTGGAATTAATCTCAAAGCCCAAGTGCTGGGAGAATCAGACAGGATAGTGACAATTTTGACACGGGAGTTCGGTTTGATTCGAGCGGTTGCACCAGGGGCGCGCAAGCAAAACTCTAGCCTTGGTGGTAGGAGTGGTATGTTTGTGGTCAATGAATTACTGATTGCCAAAGGGCGATCGCTCGATAGAATTACACAAGCACAAACTGTCAAAACCTATCCAGATTTGGCTAAAGATTTGGGCAAACTTGCTGCTGCTCAGTATTTAGCCGAAATAGTCCTGTGTCAGGCTTTGAGTGAACAACCCCAAGAGGAACTATATCAGTTACTCAATGAATATCTTCATCGATTGGAAGGATTGCCCAAAACTGATACATCTGGTATTTATGCTCACTTAGCTCATGGAGTGTTTCATTTTTTTGCTCTAGCAGGGTTGTCACCTCAAGTACAAGTCTGTTGCTTAACTCAGAAAACTTTAAAGCCAGACTTTACCAACCCTAATTGGCGCGTGGGATTTAGTGTTACGGCTGGTGGTACAGTCTGTTTACAGGCTTGGGAAAATTTGCGTAAAGATAGAGATCAGCCCCGTCTGGTTCCATCAGCCCATCAGCCAAACTTAGCTTACCAAACCGTTGTTCACCGCCAAGATATACCAGTAATTTCTTGTCGCTTGGATGCTACAGAACTATCTATGCTCCAACAACTGTCACAACCAGAGATAATGCGAATGGATGCTGCCAAAAATTATGGCTGGTTATCTGTTGAGAAGATTTTGCGCCAGTATGCTCAATATCATTTAGGTCGCCCAATTCTCTCTGCTACCTTGATTGACTCTTATTTTGCCCCTAACCATGATGCAACCGTCTGA
- a CDS encoding asparaginase, giving the protein MTMGKRTQAKPLEVRLLREGITESRHIVEAVVCDERGRVLSVAGNSETAAFVRSALKPFQALAVTTTGTLERYNLSDRDLAIITSSHKGTIEQVRQAFNILWRADLDPTALQCPIPEGKKNPLEYNCSGKHAGMLAVCQQRHWPLNNYLERKHPVQQLILGKVAELLRMPADEFLTAHDDCGAPTYLMQISQMASLYALLASSTNVDMERIVRAMTHHAAMVAGVGEFDTELMRLAPGELVSKSGAEGVQCIGRLGEGMGLTIKVMDGAKRAKYAVAIHLLQQMGWISPSAADSLCEKFMTLGKYKRLEVIGELSFL; this is encoded by the coding sequence ATGACAATGGGAAAACGAACTCAAGCCAAACCCCTAGAAGTCCGGCTACTACGGGAAGGAATTACTGAATCGCGGCATATAGTCGAGGCTGTTGTTTGCGACGAACGGGGACGGGTTCTATCCGTTGCCGGCAATTCTGAAACTGCGGCCTTTGTGCGTTCAGCACTTAAACCATTTCAGGCACTCGCAGTCACCACCACAGGCACACTCGAACGCTATAACCTCAGCGATCGCGACTTAGCCATTATTACCAGTTCCCACAAAGGCACAATCGAACAGGTCAGACAGGCATTTAATATTCTTTGGCGGGCTGACCTAGACCCGACCGCACTCCAATGTCCGATTCCTGAAGGTAAAAAAAACCCCCTGGAATATAACTGCTCCGGTAAACACGCGGGAATGTTAGCCGTATGTCAACAACGACATTGGCCTTTAAACAACTACCTCGAACGTAAGCACCCAGTACAGCAGTTAATTTTGGGCAAAGTCGCAGAATTGTTGCGAATGCCAGCCGATGAATTTCTCACCGCTCACGACGACTGCGGCGCACCCACCTATCTGATGCAAATCAGTCAAATGGCATCTTTGTATGCTCTTTTAGCCTCTAGTACCAATGTTGATATGGAGCGGATTGTCCGCGCTATGACTCATCATGCCGCTATGGTGGCAGGAGTTGGCGAATTTGACACAGAACTGATGCGTTTAGCTCCAGGGGAACTGGTAAGTAAATCCGGTGCGGAAGGAGTCCAATGTATTGGCAGACTAGGTGAAGGTATGGGATTGACGATTAAAGTCATGGATGGAGCCAAACGAGCAAAATATGCCGTGGCGATCCACTTGCTCCAGCAGATGGGTTGGATTAGTCCCAGCGCCGCCGACAGCCTCTGTGAGAAGTTTATGACTCTAGGAAAATACAAGCGTTTAGAAGTAATTGGAGAATTATCTTTTTTATAG
- a CDS encoding YcjF family protein codes for MVVKLQRPILVGGLGLSFSLWILQSWHDSIVQLSEFGLFGALAVGGGLWLFQKNRPKNSLEPLDGIVVDRAMAESAIATTQTVINQLAIEAENHIALETLRAKVAQLLLELDRQEIKVSVTGGKSVGKSTLIQVLESSNWEKRQPKVSFCETPPLFRELTDNSDAAVLAEIQQSDFVLFLTNGDLTDSEFQSLQQLKAANQPAMLIFNKQDQYLVDERASVLLSLKQRMLENVVATAASPIPMKVRKHEADGTVQEWMEQPEPDIQQLTQQLSEVLAQQGQKLVWTTTLRTAKLLKAEAKNWLNETRCDRATPIIEQYQWITAAAAFANPVPALDILATAAINAQMVMDLGNIYQQKFSWEQAQTVAGTMGSLMLKLGLVELSTKAVSIVLKTNAVTFVAGGVVQGVSAAYLTRVAGLSLVEYFAQQEIALDSGNALNLDKLRQTLQNVFQKNQQMGFLSAFVQQGVKRLSPQPQPETVG; via the coding sequence ATGGTTGTGAAGTTGCAGCGACCGATTTTGGTGGGAGGATTGGGACTATCCTTTTCCCTGTGGATATTACAAAGCTGGCATGATTCTATAGTGCAGCTGAGTGAGTTTGGTTTATTTGGTGCTTTGGCTGTGGGTGGTGGTTTATGGTTATTCCAGAAAAATCGCCCGAAAAATAGTTTAGAGCCGCTAGATGGTATTGTTGTAGATCGAGCAATGGCCGAAAGTGCGATCGCTACAACACAAACCGTAATTAACCAACTGGCTATAGAAGCAGAGAACCACATAGCCTTAGAGACATTACGAGCAAAAGTTGCCCAATTGCTGCTTGAATTAGACAGACAAGAAATTAAAGTGTCTGTGACTGGTGGTAAATCTGTGGGTAAAAGCACTTTAATTCAAGTGCTGGAGTCTAGCAATTGGGAAAAAAGACAGCCAAAAGTCAGTTTTTGCGAAACCCCACCTTTGTTTAGAGAATTAACTGACAATTCAGATGCGGCTGTTTTAGCAGAAATTCAACAGTCTGATTTTGTGCTGTTCCTGACTAACGGTGATTTGACAGACTCGGAATTTCAAAGCTTACAGCAGTTAAAAGCAGCAAATCAGCCTGCTATGTTAATTTTCAATAAACAAGACCAGTATTTAGTAGATGAACGTGCTAGTGTTTTGCTGTCATTAAAACAGCGAATGCTGGAAAATGTAGTTGCAACTGCGGCTTCTCCCATTCCCATGAAAGTCCGAAAGCATGAAGCTGATGGTACTGTACAAGAGTGGATGGAACAACCAGAGCCAGATATCCAGCAGTTAACACAGCAATTGAGTGAAGTTCTAGCACAGCAAGGACAAAAGCTGGTGTGGACAACGACTTTGAGAACAGCTAAGTTGTTGAAAGCCGAAGCGAAAAACTGGCTAAATGAAACTAGATGCGATCGCGCCACCCCAATTATTGAACAATATCAATGGATAACTGCGGCTGCTGCATTTGCAAACCCAGTCCCAGCGCTGGATATTCTCGCCACTGCGGCAATTAATGCTCAGATGGTCATGGATTTAGGTAATATCTATCAGCAGAAGTTTTCTTGGGAACAAGCGCAAACTGTAGCTGGAACAATGGGAAGTTTAATGCTGAAACTAGGTTTAGTAGAACTTTCCACAAAAGCGGTGAGTATAGTTCTCAAAACTAACGCTGTCACCTTCGTTGCTGGTGGTGTAGTGCAGGGTGTCAGTGCAGCTTATCTTACCAGAGTAGCCGGTTTAAGCTTAGTGGAATATTTTGCACAGCAAGAAATAGCCCTAGATTCAGGAAACGCCTTGAATTTAGACAAATTGCGCCAAACTTTGCAAAACGTCTTCCAGAAAAACCAGCAGATGGGTTTTTTGTCAGCCTTTGTTCAGCAAGGTGTAAAGCGTTTATCACCACAACCACAACCTGAAACTGTCGGATAA
- a CDS encoding glycosyltransferase family 4 protein — translation MRILIYSYNYYPEPIGIAPLMTELAEGLAKRGHQVRVITAMPNYPERQVYKDYQGKWYLNEYKNNVQIQRSYIWIRPQPNLLDRILFDASFVVTSFLPALWGWRPDVILSTSPSLPVCVPAALLGWLRACPVVLNLQDILPEAAIHVGLLKNKLLIKIFTELEKFAYHTATKISVIADGFVENLISKGVAPEKIEQIPNWVDVNFIRPSSKENNSFRAAHNLNGKFVALYSGNIGLTQGLETVVKAASELRDVPDIAFVIVGEAKGLQRLQKYCLKCGADNVLLLPLQPRKELPKMLAAADVGLVVQKKNVVSFNMPSKIQLLLASGRALVASVPENGTAATAVRQSGGGVIVPPEDSKALATAILDLYKHPEKVQDLGVHSRQYAMEQYAFEQALNQYEDLFYSVIPNRQRIESPIVTKQEV, via the coding sequence ATGCGTATTTTAATTTACTCCTATAACTACTATCCAGAACCAATTGGCATAGCCCCACTGATGACAGAATTAGCCGAGGGACTCGCCAAGCGTGGGCATCAAGTGCGCGTCATCACCGCGATGCCCAACTATCCTGAACGTCAAGTTTACAAGGATTACCAGGGTAAGTGGTATTTGAATGAATACAAAAATAATGTTCAAATCCAACGCAGTTATATATGGATTCGTCCACAACCCAATCTCTTAGATCGAATATTGTTCGATGCCAGTTTTGTGGTGACAAGCTTTTTACCAGCCCTGTGGGGCTGGCGACCAGATGTGATTCTGTCAACGTCGCCATCACTGCCTGTTTGTGTCCCCGCAGCCCTTTTAGGATGGTTACGCGCCTGTCCCGTGGTGTTAAATCTTCAAGATATTTTACCCGAAGCAGCCATTCATGTCGGACTGCTAAAAAATAAATTACTGATCAAGATATTTACTGAATTAGAAAAATTTGCTTATCACACCGCTACCAAAATTAGCGTTATTGCTGATGGATTTGTCGAAAATTTGATATCTAAGGGTGTAGCACCTGAAAAAATCGAGCAAATTCCTAACTGGGTTGATGTGAATTTTATTCGCCCCTCCTCCAAAGAAAATAATTCTTTTCGAGCAGCACATAACCTCAATGGTAAATTTGTCGCCCTATATTCTGGGAATATTGGACTGACACAAGGTCTAGAAACTGTTGTTAAAGCCGCTTCCGAGTTACGCGACGTTCCTGATATTGCCTTTGTGATTGTGGGTGAAGCCAAAGGATTGCAGCGATTACAAAAGTATTGTTTAAAGTGCGGTGCAGATAACGTTTTGCTGCTGCCCCTTCAACCGCGCAAAGAGTTACCTAAAATGTTAGCAGCTGCGGATGTTGGTTTGGTAGTGCAGAAAAAAAATGTCGTATCTTTCAATATGCCATCGAAAATTCAATTGCTACTGGCCAGTGGTCGGGCTTTGGTTGCATCTGTACCGGAAAATGGCACAGCCGCAACAGCTGTCAGACAAAGTGGTGGGGGAGTGATTGTGCCTCCAGAAGACTCTAAGGCTTTAGCCACAGCCATTTTAGACTTGTACAAGCACCCCGAAAAAGTTCAGGATTTAGGTGTTCACAGTCGTCAATATGCTATGGAGCAGTATGCCTTTGAGCAAGCCTTAAATCAGTATGAAGATTTATTTTACTCGGTCATCCCAAATCGTCAAAGAATTGAGTCTCCCATAGTCACAAAGCAGGAAGTTTGA
- a CDS encoding CGLD27 family protein, with protein sequence MIRPSVDHCPVPTDQQPLNEYEELKTSWLFCDCILNWREYITKMLWIWSLSWLVAGPIAAASFPPHKQLAHFILCGAAVASVGVILVLARLFLGWLYVRDRLYNPTVFYEESGWYDGQTWTKPPEVIMRDRLIVSYEIKPILQRLKFTSAALAGMFLIGTIVWQLS encoded by the coding sequence ATGATCAGGCCTTCGGTTGACCATTGTCCAGTTCCTACAGACCAACAACCGCTCAATGAATACGAAGAGTTAAAAACATCCTGGCTATTTTGTGATTGCATCTTAAATTGGCGAGAGTATATCACGAAAATGCTTTGGATATGGAGTTTATCGTGGCTGGTAGCAGGTCCCATAGCAGCAGCTAGTTTCCCCCCACACAAGCAACTCGCCCACTTTATCCTCTGTGGTGCAGCGGTCGCGAGTGTAGGGGTAATTTTGGTACTAGCGCGTTTGTTCTTGGGTTGGCTGTATGTACGCGATCGCCTCTACAATCCCACCGTATTTTATGAAGAGTCAGGTTGGTACGATGGTCAAACTTGGACGAAACCGCCCGAAGTGATCATGCGCGATCGCCTAATTGTGTCTTATGAAATCAAACCCATTCTCCAGAGGTTAAAATTTACCTCTGCTGCCTTGGCGGGAATGTTTCTTATTGGTACTATAGTTTGGCAATTGTCATAA
- a CDS encoding 7-carboxy-7-deazaguanine synthase QueE, with product MTVKTKVQPTARLIEVFSAIQGEGLNVGTRQLFIRFAFCDLRCHFCDSAHTWDAPDTCRIERSPGLRDFEIHSNPVPLPMLIQWVERQNLPCLHDSISLTGGEPLLHAAFLKEFLPQVRSRTNLPIYLESGGHRPEQLAMILPYLDSVGMDLKLPSVSGESLWQEHTNFLQLSFNAHLNVFVKIIISDHTDPAELERAAVMVADISPDIPVFLQPVTPLPASEQLTQTPVLAPAPEQVLMWQALMKQFIPHVRVIPQTHKMLNQL from the coding sequence ATGACTGTTAAAACTAAGGTTCAACCTACAGCACGCCTGATTGAGGTCTTTTCTGCTATTCAAGGGGAAGGACTGAACGTCGGGACTCGTCAACTTTTTATTCGCTTTGCTTTTTGTGACTTGCGCTGCCACTTTTGCGATAGCGCCCACACTTGGGATGCACCGGATACTTGTCGGATAGAGCGATCGCCTGGATTGCGCGACTTTGAAATCCACTCTAATCCCGTCCCACTACCCATGTTAATCCAATGGGTTGAAAGGCAAAATCTACCTTGTTTACACGATAGCATTAGCTTAACTGGCGGCGAACCCCTTCTTCATGCAGCTTTCTTAAAGGAATTTCTGCCCCAAGTGCGATCGCGTACCAACTTACCCATCTATCTAGAATCCGGCGGACATCGCCCAGAACAGTTAGCGATGATTTTACCCTACCTAGACTCTGTGGGCATGGATTTAAAACTACCCAGTGTGAGTGGCGAAAGCCTCTGGCAAGAACATACAAACTTTTTACAATTATCTTTTAATGCACATTTAAATGTTTTTGTCAAGATAATTATTTCTGACCATACAGATCCAGCCGAGTTGGAACGTGCAGCAGTAATGGTGGCAGATATCAGCCCAGATATCCCCGTCTTTTTACAACCTGTGACACCTTTACCAGCCTCTGAACAACTGACCCAAACACCTGTACTAGCACCTGCTCCCGAACAAGTCTTGATGTGGCAAGCTTTAATGAAGCAGTTTATACCACACGTCCGGGTAATACCTCAAACTCATAAAATGTTAAATCAACTGTAG
- the deoC gene encoding deoxyribose-phosphate aldolase, with amino-acid sequence MAADYIDIAPFIDHSLLMPTATPEQVEQWCEEADRFNFAAVCLHPSYVKQAAELLHGKKPQVCTVIGFPMGATTSAVKLYEAQEAAENGATELDVVINLGWLKAGKTEAVHREIAEICEETGQIVKVILETNLLTDAEKRLAAEVSMEAGAAFLKTSTGWNGGATLADVRLLKEITKDSLGIKASGGIRTYNEAIELILAGATRLGTSRSIDLLRQRDNLNKGE; translated from the coding sequence ATGGCAGCAGACTATATTGATATTGCGCCATTTATCGATCATTCTCTGCTGATGCCAACGGCTACTCCAGAGCAGGTTGAGCAATGGTGTGAAGAAGCAGACAGATTTAATTTTGCGGCGGTTTGTCTTCATCCATCTTATGTGAAGCAAGCAGCAGAACTCCTCCACGGTAAAAAGCCTCAAGTTTGTACGGTGATTGGCTTTCCTATGGGGGCGACAACTTCCGCCGTTAAGCTGTATGAGGCTCAGGAAGCTGCGGAAAATGGTGCGACTGAGCTGGATGTGGTAATCAATTTAGGTTGGTTAAAGGCGGGCAAAACTGAAGCAGTTCATCGCGAAATTGCAGAAATCTGTGAGGAAACTGGGCAAATTGTCAAGGTAATTTTGGAAACTAATCTACTGACTGATGCTGAGAAAAGATTGGCTGCGGAAGTATCTATGGAAGCAGGTGCGGCTTTCTTAAAAACCAGTACAGGTTGGAATGGCGGTGCGACTCTGGCGGATGTGCGGCTGTTGAAGGAAATTACTAAAGACAGCTTGGGAATTAAAGCTTCTGGAGGTATTCGCACTTACAATGAAGCCATAGAGCTAATTCTAGCCGGTGCTACTAGATTAGGTACGTCTCGGAGTATTGATTTGCTCCGCCAGCGCGATAACCTGAATAAGGGTGAATAG